The proteins below are encoded in one region of Mycobacterium pseudokansasii:
- a CDS encoding O-methyltransferase, with protein MATTLQDPRVAAALNRMYSETADQMAQLRDKREDLERLSSMSSRERADALSAFYIPVTPEAGQLLYALVRATRPGTVVEFGMSFGISAIHLAAAVRDNGIGRVVTTELSATKIAAASRTFAGTGLDDLITILDGDALSTLTSLDGPVGFVLLDGWKELYLPVIRLLEPSLSAGALIVADNTEAADTRPYLEYVRDPGNGYVSFNFPARRGDGMELSCRART; from the coding sequence ATGGCCACTACGTTGCAGGATCCCAGGGTCGCGGCGGCGCTCAATCGGATGTACAGCGAGACCGCTGATCAGATGGCGCAGCTACGGGACAAACGGGAGGATCTCGAGCGGCTGTCCTCGATGAGCAGCCGCGAACGCGCGGATGCGCTGAGTGCGTTCTACATCCCGGTGACCCCCGAAGCGGGCCAGCTGCTGTACGCGCTGGTGCGTGCTACCCGTCCCGGCACGGTCGTCGAATTCGGGATGTCCTTCGGCATTTCCGCGATCCATCTGGCCGCGGCGGTGCGCGACAACGGCATCGGCCGGGTGGTCACCACCGAGCTCAGCGCCACCAAGATCGCCGCCGCGAGCCGGACCTTCGCCGGAACCGGACTGGACGACCTCATCACCATCCTGGACGGAGATGCGCTCTCGACGCTGACCTCCCTGGACGGCCCGGTCGGTTTTGTCCTGCTCGACGGCTGGAAAGAGCTGTACCTGCCGGTGATCCGGTTGCTCGAACCATCGCTGTCCGCCGGTGCGCTGATCGTCGCCGACAACACCGAGGCAGCCGACACCCGGCCTTACTTGGAGTACGTGCGTGACCCCGGCAACGGCTATGTGAGCTTCAACTTCCCCGCCAGGCGCGGCGACGGCATGGAACTGAGCTGCCGGGCACGCACCTGA
- a CDS encoding SDR family NAD(P)-dependent oxidoreductase encodes MSQLRFHDRVAVVTGAGRGLGRAYALLLASRGANVVVNDIGCRLTGDGMDPGPAHQVVAEIRAAGGDAVACVESVATAAGGQAIIRTALDRYGRVDILIHNAGTVRRASLKEMSYRDFDSVIDVHLRGAFHVVRPAFPLMCEAHYGRIVLTSSIGGLYGNQGVANYAAAKAGLIGLSHAVALEGASDGVLCNVIVPAAVTRMADGLDMSAYPPMGADLVAPVVGLLAHEACPVTGEMLIAVAGRIARAVVAESPGVHRPSWSIENVAQRLDDICDLAEPLVFPVVPDGHGEHLRYSFEMATRSKGLPDA; translated from the coding sequence ATGAGCCAGCTCAGATTCCACGACCGGGTGGCCGTGGTCACGGGGGCCGGCCGCGGCCTGGGCCGCGCCTATGCCCTGCTGCTGGCTTCCCGGGGCGCCAATGTCGTCGTCAACGACATCGGTTGCCGTCTGACCGGCGATGGTATGGACCCCGGCCCAGCGCACCAGGTGGTAGCCGAGATCCGGGCGGCCGGCGGCGACGCCGTCGCATGCGTCGAGTCGGTGGCCACCGCTGCGGGCGGCCAGGCGATCATCCGGACGGCGCTGGACCGCTACGGGCGGGTCGACATCCTCATCCACAACGCCGGCACGGTGCGACGAGCCTCGTTGAAGGAGATGAGTTACCGGGACTTCGATTCCGTCATCGACGTGCACTTGCGGGGGGCGTTTCACGTGGTACGGCCGGCGTTCCCGCTGATGTGCGAGGCACACTACGGCCGCATCGTGCTGACGTCGTCGATCGGCGGTCTCTACGGCAATCAGGGCGTGGCCAACTACGCTGCCGCCAAAGCGGGCCTGATCGGCCTGTCTCATGCGGTGGCGCTCGAAGGCGCTTCAGATGGAGTGCTGTGCAATGTGATCGTTCCCGCGGCGGTGACGAGAATGGCTGACGGACTGGATATGTCGGCGTACCCACCGATGGGTGCGGACCTGGTGGCACCGGTCGTCGGGCTGCTGGCTCACGAAGCATGCCCGGTCACCGGCGAGATGCTGATCGCCGTCGCCGGCCGAATTGCCCGAGCAGTGGTCGCCGAATCCCCTGGCGTGCACCGTCCGTCGTGGTCGATCGAGAACGTGGCCCAACGTCTCGACGACATCTGTGACCTCGCCGAACCCCTGGTGTTTCCGGTGGTGCCCGACGGTCACGGCGAGCACCTTCGGTACAGCTTCGAAATGGCCACGCGCAGCAAAGGTCTGCCAGATGCCTAG
- a CDS encoding acyltransferase family protein, with the protein MRRAGRRAVPDRPERYGGIPALDGLRAIAVTLVLAGHGGIPGMGGGFIGVDIFFVLSGFLITSLLLDELRHTGRISLTAFWIRRARRLLPALVLMVLTVTAAREFLPYQALTGLRSDAIAAFLWMANWRFVAQKTDYFTQGAPPSPLQHTWSLGVEEQYYIAWPLLLIAVTLLLAARAKRYFAKTTVGHVRFAAFVIATLGALGSAAAAIVCVSAATRDRIYFGTDTRAQALLIGAAASALLVRDWAALNRGWCLVRSRWGRRMARLLPVVGVAVLAALTHFATGSVAEFRHGLLLAVAVAAVVVVAPVALEQRGAVARLLAWRPLVWLGTISYGVYLWHWPIFLTLNGERTGWTGFQLFGVRCGATVALATASWWLIEQPIRRWRPAGVPLLPLAAATVATAAAATMLVVPVATGPGLREVGLPPGVSAVAAVSPSPPGPSRPGPNTGPRDPNRPFTVSVFGDSIGWTMMHYLPPTPGFRFLDHTVIGCSLVRGTPYRYIGQTLEQRPECDGWPSRWSTQISQDQPDVALLIIGRWETVDRVNEGKWTHIGDPTFDAYLNFELQRALDIVGSSGVRVMVATVPYSRGGEKPDGRLYPEDQPDRVNQWNTMLRNTVRDHPNVGIVDLNKKLCPDGVYTAKVDGIQVRSDGVHLTPEGVKWLLPWLEESLR; encoded by the coding sequence GTGCGCCGTGCGGGACGGCGAGCTGTCCCGGATCGGCCCGAGCGATACGGCGGCATCCCGGCGCTGGACGGACTGCGTGCGATCGCGGTTACCTTGGTGCTCGCCGGGCACGGCGGCATTCCCGGCATGGGCGGTGGGTTCATCGGGGTCGACATCTTCTTCGTCCTCAGCGGATTCCTGATCACCTCGCTGCTGCTCGATGAGCTGCGGCACACCGGCCGCATCAGCTTGACCGCGTTCTGGATTCGCCGTGCCCGGCGGCTGCTGCCGGCGTTGGTCTTGATGGTGCTCACCGTCACCGCGGCACGCGAATTCCTTCCCTACCAAGCGCTTACAGGTCTGCGCAGCGACGCGATCGCCGCCTTCCTGTGGATGGCCAACTGGCGGTTTGTGGCGCAGAAGACCGACTATTTCACTCAGGGCGCCCCGCCGTCACCGCTGCAGCACACCTGGTCACTGGGGGTGGAGGAGCAGTACTACATCGCCTGGCCGCTGCTGCTGATAGCGGTGACCTTGCTCTTGGCGGCCCGGGCCAAACGCTACTTCGCCAAGACCACGGTGGGCCACGTCCGGTTCGCCGCCTTCGTGATCGCCACCCTGGGCGCCCTGGGCTCGGCCGCGGCGGCCATCGTCTGCGTCTCCGCGGCGACGCGTGACCGGATCTATTTCGGCACCGATACGCGTGCCCAGGCCCTATTGATCGGAGCTGCGGCATCGGCTCTGCTGGTTCGGGATTGGGCCGCGCTGAACCGCGGCTGGTGCCTGGTCCGGAGCCGGTGGGGGCGGCGAATGGCCCGCCTGCTGCCGGTCGTCGGCGTCGCCGTGCTGGCGGCGCTGACTCACTTCGCGACCGGCAGCGTCGCCGAGTTCCGGCACGGTCTGCTGCTGGCCGTGGCCGTGGCCGCCGTCGTCGTGGTCGCCCCGGTGGCGCTCGAGCAGCGCGGAGCGGTGGCGAGGCTGTTGGCGTGGCGGCCGTTGGTCTGGCTGGGCACCATTTCATACGGCGTCTATTTGTGGCACTGGCCGATCTTCCTGACGCTCAACGGTGAACGCACCGGATGGACCGGATTCCAACTGTTCGGCGTGCGCTGTGGCGCGACCGTGGCCTTGGCCACCGCATCATGGTGGTTGATCGAACAACCCATCCGGCGCTGGCGGCCCGCCGGTGTTCCGCTGCTGCCGCTTGCCGCGGCAACCGTGGCGACCGCGGCCGCGGCGACGATGCTGGTTGTCCCCGTCGCAACCGGACCCGGTCTGCGTGAAGTTGGTCTGCCGCCGGGGGTTTCGGCGGTCGCGGCGGTATCCCCGTCGCCGCCGGGACCGAGCCGACCAGGGCCGAACACCGGCCCGCGAGATCCCAACCGGCCGTTCACCGTTTCGGTGTTCGGTGATTCGATCGGCTGGACCATGATGCATTACCTGCCGCCCACACCCGGATTCCGATTCCTCGACCACACCGTCATCGGGTGCAGCCTGGTGCGCGGCACGCCATATCGCTACATCGGCCAGACCCTGGAGCAAAGACCCGAATGCGACGGCTGGCCCAGCAGGTGGTCCACACAGATCAGCCAGGACCAACCGGATGTCGCGCTGCTGATCATCGGCCGGTGGGAGACCGTGGACCGGGTCAACGAAGGTAAGTGGACCCACATCGGTGACCCGACCTTCGACGCATACCTCAATTTCGAGCTGCAACGAGCCCTCGATATCGTCGGCTCCAGCGGTGTTCGCGTGATGGTGGCCACCGTCCCCTACAGCCGGGGCGGTGAGAAACCCGACGGTCGTCTGTACCCGGAGGACCAACCCGACCGAGTCAACCAATGGAACACCATGTTGCGCAACACGGTTCGTGATCACCCGAACGTCGGGATCGTCGACCTGAACAAGAAGCTGTGTCCCGACGGCGTTTACACCGCCAAGGTCGACGGCATCCAGGTGCGCAGCGACGGCGTCCACCTCACTCCGGAAGGCGTGAAGTGGCTGTTGCCCTGGCTCGAGGAGTCGCTGCGGTAG
- a CDS encoding CaiB/BaiF CoA transferase family protein, translating into MPSNSAGPLVGVRVVDLTAMVMGPYCTQIMADMGADVIKVEPPDGDDTRYISVGPARGMSGVFVNVNRGKRAITVDLRSESGRSALRALVEQADVFIHSMRSKAINRLGFGYPEVAAINPRIVYTNCYGYGRRGPNRDLPAYDDTIQAACGLPFVQEQLTGEANYVGTILADKVAGLTALYATMMALFHRERTGEGQEVEVGMFETMASFMLVEHANGAMFDPPLGPAVYPRTVAPNRRPYRTSDGYIAALIYNDKHWAAFVEAVRPAWASGCYATLEGRAREIDTVYALLAETIAQRTTREWLELFRQLEIPASPLSSPAELFDDPHLNAAGFFEAVATPHGLVRFPGVPTWFSRTPGRVAGPAPELGAHTAEVLDELGVGVEADAAE; encoded by the coding sequence ATGCCTAGCAACAGCGCGGGCCCACTGGTCGGGGTGCGTGTCGTCGATCTGACCGCAATGGTGATGGGGCCCTACTGCACCCAGATCATGGCCGACATGGGGGCCGACGTCATCAAGGTGGAGCCGCCGGACGGTGATGACACCCGCTACATTTCGGTCGGGCCGGCCCGCGGCATGAGCGGCGTGTTCGTCAACGTCAACCGTGGCAAGCGTGCCATCACCGTGGACTTGAGGTCCGAGTCCGGCAGATCCGCGCTACGAGCGCTCGTCGAACAGGCCGACGTCTTCATCCACTCGATGCGGTCCAAAGCCATCAACCGGCTCGGCTTCGGCTATCCCGAGGTGGCCGCCATCAATCCGCGCATCGTCTACACGAACTGCTACGGATACGGCCGGCGCGGACCCAACCGGGATCTGCCGGCCTACGACGACACCATCCAGGCGGCCTGCGGCTTGCCGTTCGTCCAGGAGCAGCTGACCGGTGAAGCCAATTATGTGGGAACGATTCTGGCCGACAAGGTAGCCGGTCTGACCGCGCTCTACGCCACGATGATGGCCCTGTTCCACCGGGAACGCACCGGCGAAGGGCAAGAAGTGGAAGTCGGCATGTTCGAAACGATGGCCTCCTTCATGCTGGTGGAGCACGCCAACGGCGCCATGTTCGATCCTCCGCTGGGTCCCGCGGTCTATCCCCGTACGGTGGCGCCCAACCGGCGGCCGTACCGAACCAGCGACGGCTACATCGCCGCACTGATCTACAACGACAAGCACTGGGCGGCCTTCGTCGAGGCGGTGCGACCGGCCTGGGCCAGCGGTTGTTACGCCACGCTGGAGGGACGAGCGCGCGAGATCGACACGGTGTATGCGCTACTGGCCGAAACGATTGCCCAGCGCACGACCCGGGAATGGCTCGAGCTGTTCCGGCAGCTGGAGATACCGGCATCGCCGTTGTCCAGTCCCGCGGAATTGTTCGACGACCCGCACCTCAACGCCGCAGGTTTCTTCGAGGCGGTTGCCACTCCCCATGGCCTGGTGCGCTTTCCCGGTGTGCCGACATGGTTTTCCCGAACTCCCGGCCGGGTCGCCGGTCCGGCACCCGAACTGGGCGCACATACCGCCGAAGTGCTCGACGAGCTGGGCGTGGGAGTCGAGGCCGACGCCGCCGAATGA
- a CDS encoding NRAMP family divalent metal transporter yields MTSITTRHHGGPPGRTPDQTPRTPVVPDTAVADTAHCGDIVGAFGRIPRDGEGVSRKRWARLRTLMVISGPGLIVMVGDNDAGGVATYAQAGQDYGMKLLWTLTLLIPVLYVNQEMVLRLGAVARVGHARLIFERFGKFWGAFSVGDLLILNALTIVTEFIGVSMALGFLGCPKTIAVPAAAVLLFAVVAGGSFRRWEAMMFLLIAVNVVIIPMALLVHPTFTGTVDGLRPQFPGGLDATVLLLIVAIVGTTVAPWQLFFQQSNVVDKRITTQWISYARADLVLGIVVVMAGATALMAVTAFGLSGSGDAGHFTDAGAVATGLANHFSGTVGMLFAIILLDASLIGANAIGLATTYAVGDAMGKRHSLHWKVSEAPLFYGGYAVLLAVSAAIAFSPDQVLGLVTQGVQALAGILLPSATVFLVLLCNDRAVLGPWTNTLRQNIFAWSTVWCLVLLSLALTTATFFPHLSTNTLVAGLGAGAATGIIGGTAVLIAGRRKGDRRKAETISQAFGGGLDPQDVDELDDTSLLTRAERRAVRRQDRANWRTPDLATMTRPTMSPARRAGLFTLRGYLVVAVVLVVVKVVEVGLG; encoded by the coding sequence ATGACTTCGATCACCACCCGGCACCACGGTGGCCCGCCCGGTCGCACACCCGACCAAACCCCGCGCACTCCCGTCGTGCCCGACACCGCGGTGGCGGACACGGCACATTGTGGCGACATCGTCGGTGCCTTCGGACGGATTCCCCGTGACGGCGAAGGCGTGAGCCGCAAACGCTGGGCGCGCCTGCGGACCTTGATGGTCATCAGTGGCCCCGGCCTGATCGTGATGGTTGGCGACAACGACGCCGGCGGTGTCGCAACGTACGCACAGGCCGGGCAGGACTACGGGATGAAGCTGTTGTGGACGCTGACGTTGCTCATCCCGGTGCTGTATGTAAACCAGGAGATGGTGCTGCGACTCGGTGCTGTCGCGCGTGTTGGGCACGCGCGGTTGATATTCGAACGCTTCGGCAAGTTCTGGGGCGCATTCAGCGTCGGAGATCTGCTGATTCTCAACGCGCTGACGATCGTCACCGAATTCATCGGCGTATCAATGGCACTCGGGTTCCTGGGTTGTCCCAAGACCATTGCCGTTCCGGCCGCTGCGGTGCTGTTGTTCGCGGTGGTGGCCGGCGGCTCGTTCCGCCGCTGGGAAGCGATGATGTTCCTGCTGATCGCGGTGAACGTGGTGATCATCCCGATGGCGCTGCTGGTGCACCCGACTTTCACCGGGACCGTCGACGGATTGCGGCCACAGTTCCCGGGCGGACTAGACGCCACCGTGCTGTTGCTGATCGTCGCGATCGTCGGCACCACCGTCGCGCCATGGCAGTTGTTCTTCCAGCAGTCCAACGTGGTCGACAAGCGCATCACCACACAGTGGATTTCTTATGCGCGAGCTGATTTGGTGCTCGGCATTGTCGTCGTGATGGCCGGCGCGACAGCGCTGATGGCGGTGACCGCGTTCGGATTGTCCGGCTCCGGCGACGCCGGGCACTTCACCGACGCGGGGGCGGTGGCGACGGGTCTGGCCAACCACTTCAGCGGCACGGTGGGCATGCTGTTCGCGATCATCCTGCTCGACGCGTCCCTGATCGGAGCGAACGCGATCGGACTGGCCACCACCTATGCCGTCGGTGACGCAATGGGCAAGCGGCACTCACTGCACTGGAAGGTCAGCGAAGCGCCACTGTTCTACGGCGGCTACGCCGTCCTCCTCGCGGTGTCGGCTGCAATTGCGTTCAGTCCCGATCAGGTCTTGGGCCTGGTAACCCAGGGCGTGCAGGCGCTCGCCGGCATCCTGTTGCCCTCGGCGACCGTCTTCCTGGTTCTGCTGTGCAATGACCGCGCGGTTCTGGGGCCATGGACAAACACGCTGCGGCAGAACATCTTTGCCTGGTCGACGGTATGGTGTCTGGTGTTGCTGTCGCTCGCGTTGACGACGGCGACGTTCTTCCCGCACCTGTCCACCAACACCCTGGTGGCCGGGCTCGGGGCCGGAGCGGCGACCGGCATCATCGGCGGAACGGCCGTGCTGATCGCCGGCCGGCGCAAGGGTGACCGGCGCAAGGCGGAGACGATCTCGCAGGCATTCGGTGGCGGCCTGGATCCTCAAGACGTGGACGAACTCGACGACACCTCGTTGCTGACCCGCGCTGAGCGGCGT
- a CDS encoding flavin-containing monooxygenase — translation MTAPDCPPTQTPEDIDLLALREKYRREREKRLRPEGSQQYIELVDDFAGYYETDPHSPPLVRDPISADIDVAVLGGGFGGLLCGAYLKKAGVDDVRIIELGGDFGGVWYWNRYPGLQCDNESYCYIPLLEELNYMPSKKFADGTEIYEHCRRIGKHYGLYDSAIFATQVRALRWDEAIKRWRVDTNRDDDLRARFVVMASGPFHRPKLPGIPGIKDFTGHSFHSSRWDYDYTGGDSNGGLVKLSDKRVAVVGTGATAVQIVPYLGRYAKHLYVFQRTPSSVGPRNNLPTDPGWVKSLRPGWQKERQRNFHAWTFEGMALGQPDYVCDFWTELGRNTAARVLALEDPASLTPEQFMAIREEEDYKVMERLRRRVSSLVENPETAEALKPYYRFLCKRPCTNDEYLHTFNRPNVTLVDVSATKGVQRATEKGLVANGVEYELDCIIYASGFEITTEISRRYSIDTIEGRDGRSLFDHWRNGYRTFHGFTSRGFPNQFFTGFTQVGISANIAANYELQGEHIAYIISRALARGATTVEPTQEAQDDWCRTIRETAIDNSAFDLECTPGYYNNEGGGTEGIRSHLGEPYGPGFYAFSDLLAAWRDQGCLDGLALES, via the coding sequence ATGACGGCCCCTGACTGCCCGCCGACCCAGACGCCGGAGGATATCGACCTGCTCGCGCTGCGGGAAAAGTACCGACGCGAGCGCGAAAAGCGGCTGCGGCCGGAGGGTTCCCAGCAGTACATCGAACTCGTCGACGACTTCGCGGGGTATTACGAAACCGACCCGCATTCGCCGCCGCTGGTTCGCGATCCGATCTCGGCGGACATCGACGTCGCGGTGCTCGGCGGCGGTTTCGGCGGGCTGCTGTGCGGTGCGTATCTGAAGAAGGCCGGCGTCGACGACGTGCGGATCATCGAGCTGGGCGGTGACTTCGGCGGTGTCTGGTATTGGAACCGTTATCCCGGACTGCAGTGTGACAACGAATCCTACTGCTATATACCGCTTCTCGAAGAACTCAACTACATGCCGAGCAAGAAGTTCGCCGACGGAACCGAGATCTACGAGCATTGCCGGCGCATCGGAAAGCACTACGGGCTTTACGATTCGGCGATCTTCGCCACCCAGGTTCGGGCATTGCGGTGGGACGAGGCGATCAAACGCTGGCGGGTCGACACCAACCGTGACGACGACCTGCGGGCCCGTTTCGTGGTCATGGCCTCCGGACCATTCCACCGGCCCAAACTGCCCGGCATTCCCGGCATCAAGGACTTCACGGGGCATAGCTTCCACAGTTCCCGCTGGGACTACGACTACACCGGCGGCGACAGCAACGGTGGTCTGGTCAAGCTGAGCGACAAGCGGGTGGCGGTGGTGGGCACCGGGGCGACGGCCGTTCAGATAGTCCCCTACTTGGGACGGTATGCCAAGCACCTCTACGTCTTTCAGCGCACGCCATCGTCGGTCGGGCCGCGCAACAACCTGCCCACCGATCCCGGGTGGGTGAAGTCGCTCCGGCCCGGCTGGCAAAAGGAGCGGCAACGCAACTTCCACGCCTGGACGTTCGAGGGTATGGCGCTCGGCCAGCCCGACTACGTCTGCGACTTCTGGACCGAGCTCGGCCGCAACACCGCCGCACGCGTGCTCGCGCTCGAGGACCCGGCGTCGCTGACCCCGGAACAGTTCATGGCGATCCGGGAGGAAGAGGACTACAAGGTCATGGAGCGGCTGCGGCGCCGGGTCTCGAGCCTCGTCGAGAACCCCGAAACCGCCGAAGCGCTCAAACCGTACTACCGGTTCCTGTGCAAGCGGCCGTGCACCAACGACGAATACCTGCACACCTTCAACCGCCCCAATGTGACGCTGGTGGACGTATCGGCGACCAAGGGTGTGCAGCGGGCCACGGAAAAGGGCTTGGTCGCCAACGGCGTCGAGTACGAACTCGACTGCATCATCTATGCGAGCGGCTTCGAGATCACCACCGAGATCAGCCGCCGCTACTCGATCGACACGATCGAAGGCCGCGACGGGCGTTCACTTTTCGACCATTGGCGCAACGGCTACCGGACATTCCACGGGTTCACCAGCCGTGGCTTCCCCAACCAGTTCTTCACCGGTTTCACCCAGGTCGGTATCTCGGCGAACATCGCCGCCAACTACGAACTGCAGGGCGAGCACATCGCCTACATCATCTCGCGAGCCCTAGCGCGTGGTGCCACGACGGTGGAGCCGACCCAAGAGGCACAAGATGATTGGTGCCGGACGATCCGGGAGACGGCGATCGACAACAGCGCGTTCGACCTGGAATGCACGCCGGGCTATTACAACAACGAAGGTGGCGGCACCGAAGGTATCCGATCGCATCTGGGCGAGCCTTATGGGCCGGGATTTTACGCCTTCAGCGACCTGTTGGCGGCCTGGCGCGACCAAGGCTGCCTGGACGGCCTCGCCCTGGAATCCTGA
- a CDS encoding LLM class flavin-dependent oxidoreductase codes for MKVNIGLGAHNSHDWDRVLAGDFGQSATTPDWQCVQATLALGDLAEPLGFDGIWLPEHCGTPYGMTPNPIQALSYFAGRTERVSLGTFVVVAPWWHPVRLAHQIAYLDILSNGRYTTIGIGRGVSKGEFAAVGVPREESRQRFNETLDILQLALSGKRFSYDGEIFTVPEMSLRPEPQSRDLFSRIYSSSSTAESLEILARRGMVPLFVGNKPIEDAGREVQQVNIFRKEEGLQPCQPKNVMFMYCTAKPEDAAKSEEWIWTANRDVTVHYGFADASNFKGVKGYEAYAAREASATAVLASSVTGDPKGAPKTPGYHASNLLIGTPEEIFTRLSAAQQACSFSELTIVPQFGTMPYEEAMASTRLFAAEVLPSAHEMEAPLHPAALPENALA; via the coding sequence ATGAAGGTCAATATCGGGCTGGGAGCGCACAACTCCCACGACTGGGACCGCGTGCTGGCCGGAGATTTCGGTCAGTCTGCCACCACCCCGGACTGGCAGTGCGTCCAGGCGACACTCGCGCTCGGTGATCTGGCCGAACCGCTCGGGTTCGACGGTATTTGGCTGCCGGAGCACTGCGGGACGCCGTACGGCATGACACCCAACCCTATTCAGGCGCTCAGCTACTTCGCCGGACGTACCGAGCGGGTCAGCCTGGGTACCTTCGTGGTCGTCGCGCCTTGGTGGCACCCGGTCCGGCTGGCGCACCAGATCGCGTATCTCGACATTCTTTCCAACGGGCGCTATACCACGATCGGAATCGGACGCGGGGTGTCGAAGGGGGAGTTCGCCGCCGTCGGCGTCCCCCGCGAGGAAAGCCGCCAGCGCTTCAACGAAACCCTGGACATCCTGCAGTTGGCGCTGTCCGGGAAGCGGTTCTCCTACGACGGCGAGATCTTCACGGTTCCGGAGATGTCGCTGCGCCCGGAACCTCAAAGCCGCGACCTGTTCTCCCGGATCTACAGTTCGTCGTCGACGGCCGAGTCGCTGGAGATCCTCGCCCGCCGCGGCATGGTGCCGCTGTTCGTGGGCAACAAGCCGATCGAGGACGCAGGACGGGAAGTCCAGCAGGTCAACATCTTCCGCAAAGAAGAGGGCCTGCAGCCCTGCCAGCCCAAAAACGTCATGTTCATGTACTGCACGGCCAAACCCGAAGACGCCGCCAAGTCCGAGGAGTGGATCTGGACGGCGAACCGCGATGTCACGGTGCACTACGGATTCGCCGATGCGTCGAACTTCAAGGGCGTCAAAGGCTACGAAGCCTATGCGGCCCGCGAGGCCAGCGCCACCGCCGTTCTGGCCTCGTCGGTGACCGGTGACCCCAAGGGCGCTCCCAAGACGCCGGGCTATCACGCCTCGAACCTGCTGATCGGCACGCCAGAGGAAATCTTCACGCGGCTCAGTGCCGCACAGCAGGCATGCTCGTTTTCCGAGCTGACCATCGTCCCGCAGTTCGGCACCATGCCCTACGAGGAGGCGATGGCCAGCACCCGGCTGTTCGCCGCCGAGGTGCTGCCTTCGGCCCACGAGATGGAGGCGCCTCTGCATCCGGCGGCGCTGCCCGAAAACGCCCTGGCATGA
- a CDS encoding aromatic ring-hydroxylating oxygenase subunit alpha → MDPAENDAELSAPVTIGVEAYISEEYARAERDKLWRKVWQQVGRVEDLPKVGSYLTYDVLDDSIVVVRTASDTLTAHHNVCMHRGRRLVDVPVGVKNACGHKKSFVCGFHGWTYDRDGNCIHVPEQQDWQGALTPENTHLAPVRVDTWGGWIWINMDPAAEPLRDYLEPAATMLDPFRLQDMRCKWRKWLYFQCNWKVAMEAFNETYHVATTHPQFNKFGNFRGWARAHGKHSNIGYDAPEGLEETQSKIRLGTGADPRVSTAEMQRYTLEETNATTTKTLVDAALRLVDELPEDTPAGQVLDHWLTSARRDDAARGVIWPAIDPEHLAGSGTAWQIFPNFQIGQGLTTALCYSARPHGYHPDQCIFEAACYELFPKGEEPQTEWVYAPPDDPGWRAVLPQDFSNMAAVQQGMKSLGFLGPKPNPHMERSTANLHRNLAMYMGTGAPRQLTTEIMR, encoded by the coding sequence ATGGACCCGGCAGAAAACGATGCCGAGCTGAGCGCGCCGGTCACGATCGGCGTAGAAGCCTACATTTCCGAAGAATACGCCCGTGCCGAACGAGACAAGCTGTGGCGCAAGGTATGGCAGCAAGTTGGGCGTGTCGAGGACCTGCCGAAGGTGGGCAGCTACCTCACCTACGACGTTCTCGACGACTCGATCGTGGTGGTGCGGACCGCATCCGACACGCTGACGGCACACCACAATGTCTGCATGCACCGCGGCCGCCGGCTCGTCGACGTCCCTGTGGGAGTCAAAAATGCGTGCGGTCACAAGAAGTCATTCGTCTGCGGATTTCACGGCTGGACCTACGACCGGGACGGCAACTGCATCCACGTCCCCGAACAACAGGATTGGCAGGGCGCCCTGACCCCGGAGAACACCCATCTGGCGCCGGTGCGCGTCGACACCTGGGGCGGTTGGATCTGGATCAACATGGATCCGGCCGCAGAACCCCTGCGCGACTACCTCGAACCCGCCGCCACCATGCTCGACCCGTTCCGCTTGCAGGATATGCGCTGCAAATGGCGCAAGTGGCTGTATTTCCAGTGCAATTGGAAGGTCGCGATGGAGGCCTTCAACGAGACCTACCACGTCGCGACCACCCATCCGCAATTCAACAAGTTCGGCAACTTCCGCGGCTGGGCCAGGGCGCACGGAAAGCACAGCAACATCGGCTACGACGCCCCGGAAGGCCTGGAAGAAACCCAATCCAAGATCCGCCTCGGCACCGGCGCCGACCCGCGGGTGTCCACTGCGGAAATGCAGCGCTACACCCTGGAGGAGACCAACGCGACCACCACCAAGACATTGGTGGATGCGGCGCTCCGATTGGTCGACGAGCTGCCCGAGGACACTCCCGCCGGTCAGGTGCTCGACCACTGGCTGACCTCGGCGCGCCGTGACGACGCCGCCCGAGGCGTGATCTGGCCGGCCATCGATCCCGAACACCTGGCCGGCAGCGGCACCGCCTGGCAGATTTTTCCGAACTTCCAGATCGGGCAGGGCCTCACCACCGCGCTGTGCTACAGCGCCCGGCCGCACGGTTACCATCCCGACCAGTGCATCTTCGAAGCTGCCTGCTACGAGCTATTCCCGAAAGGCGAAGAGCCACAAACCGAATGGGTGTACGCACCACCGGACGACCCGGGCTGGCGCGCTGTGCTACCGCAGGACTTCTCAAACATGGCTGCGGTTCAGCAGGGCATGAAGTCGCTGGGATTCCTCGGCCCCAAGCCCAACCCCCATATGGAACGCAGCACCGCCAACCTGCACCGCAATCTCGCTATGTATATGGGCACCGGTGCACCACGCCAATTGACGACGGAGATAATGCGATGA